The Tripterygium wilfordii isolate XIE 37 chromosome 5, ASM1340144v1, whole genome shotgun sequence DNA segment tttcaggaattgaacctatgatctctaggttgcaccctacaactctaccactagctCACATGTTCGCCTTGAggataagaaagaaagaaaaaaacgaaCTGCTAGAGTTGAATGGAAGCTTAGATGAGAATGGAGGCTAAATCAAAGATGATCCATTGAGAAACATGAACAACTGGACAGGATATAAATGCGTCCTCAAGAAATAATATACGAAggacaattttttattttgttatcttGTGGCATTGGAGTTCAACTTATTTCTTGTGTAAAATGAATTCATACTGCAaacatgtatatgtgtatgaTGATTGgattaaaagaaatcaaaatgcCCAAGTTTTCCCTATTAAACAATGTATTCACAAACGAAAAAGGCAAAACAGTTGAGCGTGCCTGTCGCGTATTGTTGTCACAATAAGCTAATTCATAAATAAACACAAACAGTCTTGGCTGATAGAAATTTTGCTCCTTTATTGAAAGCCTACTTTACAATCTTGTTCTTATCTTAACTCATAGGGTATGTGTGATAAACGACACAACCAACTTGAATAAAAGTAGAAACTAAGCTTTCTTTTACACTATCAGTAAATAAAAACagaacaacaaaactacattAGAGGATACTATTTCTACTTTAGCGGTCAAAGAGCAATATACTTGTCTAACAAAcagagaaggaagagatcagCAATGAAAGGAATGTGAGATATTGACCTCTATACTTGGAGAGCTGGTGTTGCAGTTTGATGGGAGCTGCAATTATCCCTACTTTCTTCCACAGGCTTAATCTCCCCACTAGAAGTGGAACTTTGAACAGAAGCTCTTGCTCCACCTTCAGAATTCAACAGTTGTGCAGattctcctcctccacctccagcGGTAGTACTTTGAACGGATTCAGTTCCTTCATCTGCAATAACACAGACTTGCCCTGATTCTAGCATATCTTTCTCAGTCCTGAACAGTTGACCAAAAGtgggttttctttcttcctcttttgtttttgagTCATCCTCCTCATCATCGTAATCCAAATTTCGTAGAATTTCAGGAAGTGAATAAGCACTATTGTCGGCAAGGTTATTTGCCAGTTCAATGTCAATTTTCTCCTTGGAGCTAACAATATCCTCTCCATAAATAGGGGTAAAAGATCCGACTACCTTATGCTCATCTTCGAACTCAACAAAAGACCGGAAATTATTCATTGAAGGTGGGATCTTGGAGAAAAAAGTTTCGCCAATATTTCTCATCAGTCCCTTATTGTACGGATTCAGTTTCTTATCATATCGGTATCGGAAGTTCTCATACGTAGTCTGTCAAAAACAGGATCAAAATGAGAAAGCCAAGGTTGAAAAGAACCAGTCAACCATCATACAATTAGTTTCTTATTGGGATGTGGGGAGATCTGCACAGCTAACTAGTATCTGAATATATTATTCATAGTTTGCACAGAATAAAGCATGCAAGAAAACAAACTAGTGCACATTTGTCCAAATAGGTAGCTTTTTTATGTGTTCCTAGAACAAAGCACAAGCAGGAACATACAACTTCTGTAATCCAGCAAGGTATGTATGTTTGTGCatgtgtttttatgcatttcgtCAGGCATGCTGAACATATGCAAAGCGTTTTCATGAACCTCGTGGTTGAATATTAGCTTGCAAAAGAAATATGATACAAATTCACCACACTTTCATATAGAAATAATTAATATACGTTTTAGAAAGAAAGTCACCTGGTTTTTGCAAACCAAATAGAGATGGAAAAATGTAAGGCCGCCAACAAACCACACAGCCACGAAGCAGTAGACTATGAGCAAATCTGACAGTACATCATGTGACATGGCCTTCCAgatattcttctctttttcgAGAATGTTGATCCATGAAAAAACAAAGACATATATGCACAAAATGGTTGCTGTTGATATAAACATGAAGAAGAACCGATAGTTGCGCTGCATTCAAATCAACATGAAAGCGATGTTAGTTTCTAACtactgcaaaaaaaaattagaagacATTCTACTAATGAATGAAAAGGACATTAGCATAAATGCAACATATGAAGTACTCTAGAGAGGAGGTTATTGTCTAGTTCC contains these protein-coding regions:
- the LOC119998505 gene encoding probable protein S-acyltransferase 4 produces the protein MAQDKPVRLYQAWKGSNRFLCGGMLIFGPDAASLFLTILLIAGPAILFCIKIYSKINNELTRHPGSWYPVLFIGAALTVMDLLFLLLTSGRDPGIVPRNLKPPETDEAWEVTTPSMEWVNGRTPHMKLPRMRDVNVNGHSVKVKYCDTCLLYRPPRASHCSICNNCVQRFDHHCPWVGQCIGIRNYRFFFMFISTATILCIYVFVFSWINILEKEKNIWKAMSHDVLSDLLIVYCFVAVWFVGGLTFFHLYLVCKNQTTYENFRYRYDKKLNPYNKGLMRNIGETFFSKIPPSMNNFRSFVEFEDEHKVVGSFTPIYGEDIVSSKEKIDIELANNLADNSAYSLPEILRNLDYDDEEDDSKTKEEERKPTFGQLFRTEKDMLESGQVCVIADEGTESVQSTTAGGGGGESAQLLNSEGGARASVQSSTSSGEIKPVEESRDNCSSHQTATPALQV